A stretch of DNA from Echeneis naucrates chromosome 3, fEcheNa1.1, whole genome shotgun sequence:
CCCACCAATCTTTGTGTTGCCGCTTGCTTGTACTTCAGAAATGTGACACTCGATTCTGTTTTTGTAGGAGATCTTGCAAGTGCGAAGTCGACACGAGAGCCGCCTTGTGGAGGTCGACTCAGGAAGACGGAGAGAGTTTGAGAGTAAACTGGCAGAGGCAATGAAGCAGCTCCGCCAGGACCATGAGATTCAACTGCAGCAGTACAAAGATGAGATAGACAGGACCTTAAGTTCAAAGGTGCTAATGCACAATTTGAGgcaataccttttttttttttttttttttttttttttaaagatttattacACCTCAAAGTTCACAAAAGTTTCTTGAAATCTCGGTGCACCACAGTTACAGAATGCCCAGCAGGCTGCACTGGAGAAGAGCAATGTTGTGTCAACTACCAAAGAAGAACTGGAAAACACAAAGCTCCGAGTTGAGACCCTCAGCTCCCAGCTCCAGCAACACCAGAAAGAAGTAAGCACCGGTTCAAGCTGAAACGTTGAAGTTgccagttttctgtttgtttgcttgctttcaCAGCAAACTTCAGGACACCCCCTTTATCTGTGTGGTATTTCCTGAGGCACTGGCTGCCACTCAATTCCAAAGCAGCTGAAAGTATGATTTTTGGATATTGAAAATGGGAGAACAGCAGAAGGCTGCGACgtagaaaataatttcttcagttaGTCCTAGAGCCCATTCTTCCACAGTCTGTGGCGATGTAATGACGCAGATTTAGCCTGTTCTGCTCTTTTTACTCAGCTTGAATGCAATGAAGTGACAGCAGCACCCTGAAATGGAGATGGATAGATACTTTATCACTCCTGAAGGAAACCGTAAGAGCTACTGGAACGGCTGCAACTTGTGCCTGTGTTGTATGTCAATCAGTGACAAACtctgtaaaaatgtgatttatcaGACAGCGGACACACTGCTCTGAGCACTGAGCACTGAGATGGCAGCTCCCAGGTCAAGCTGCCATTCCTGTAAGTCCTTTCAAAGTTCTTGAGTTTAAAAGTTTTGATGCCCAACCTGAGTCCACTGGGTCAGGAAATGTTTAGTGACATGATCATTTACAAGTTCCTGTGGGTAAACAGACAAGCTGTCGCCATGGGAACAACTGCATAGCAGGGCAGGACAAAATTATCTTGAACTATTTCAGGCCCCCGTTCAGTGACCGAACCCTTGGATGGCTTCAGCACCTGCAGTGTGCAGTCCAGGATGTCTGCATCCCAAATGCATTGTGAGAACAGCTGGGACTGTGGCTGTGCTCAGACTGCAGCATTTGGCATCATGAGATCAAATTAGAGGCCATGAttactgaacacaaacacttctTTAATCTTAATGTAGTAAAAGTGATTTGTGGTTCTTGTCAAGTGGCTTGACCTTCAGAAGCTGCTTTTTGTTGCTCATTccttttttgaaatgtttgtcttgataagtgtgttcatttctttttctgcatcagACACTTTCATGTTTCAACATCTGGGATGAATTTGTAACTTTTTCTCTGCTTATTTAAAATTTCTTGTCAGAAAATGGTGCTTGAAAGCCGCTTCCAGGAGCTGGAGAGGACTctggacagggagagagaggtttGGCAACAGAGATTCACTGACAaggagcaggagctgctgaacaTGAGAAGCCAGATGTACAGCCAGCTGGAGGACTACGAAAACCTGCTGGATGTCAAGCTGGCTCTGGACATGGAGATCAACGCGTACAGGAAGATGCTGGAGGTGGAAGAACAGAGGTATGGCTGTGATCCACACACCAATtgtggtgacagcagcagtttgtgaaTACTTTTGTTGatttgatatttcagtttttccacGTTAACACCTTGCTGTGCTGAAGGTTGAATGAGGGACAATTATCTtattaattttcaaaaatgcCTAGAACATAAAGATGAATGGGTTTGATACTTTGAAGTCTCTGTCACACAGCAGTTGAGGAAGATGGCATCCATCCCACTGGTACCTGGATCTGTgctgcctctttttctccagGCTGCAGCTGTCACCCAGCCCCTCCCAGCGCACATCTGTCTCCAGAACAAATGAACACAGCCGCCGGAAACTCAGAGGGAAGAAACGGAAGCACGAGGGCGCCTCCGGCAGCTCTCCTGCGTATAAAATATCCAGTCGTTCTACAAACCGTGGAGGTGTGAGTGTGGCAGAGGTCGACTTGGATGGGAAATATGTCAGGCTGAGAAATGACTCTGACACAGTAAGACTCTAATGAGCTGGATCATgagtttttctttggttttgtctCAATTGATACTTTTtagtaaaatgaaatcattagtCCTATTCATTCATCAATGCCAATCGCAGCTGCGCATGGAGACACGAGTCTTACACCACTCTTTTTGTTgacgtgtgtgtgcattgcaCAATGTCTTCAgttatttgaatttaaaacttTCCAGTCAAATgtcttatttaaataaaatttaaatttcctCCCAGGAGCAGCCACTGGGAGATTGGGTAGTTCGGAGGATGTATACAGAATCTGGAGACATCTCCTTCCACATACCCACTTCTTGTGTCTTGGCTGCTGGAAAGACACTCACAGTGAGTCACTGGTGCTTTTGTGTGACTGTATATTCCTAAGTGGGCGTCACAGCCATTGTTGGCTCTTTGTCATGGATCAATGTTGACCCACGGCAAAGGAGAGACTCTCATGAAATATTAGTGCAGCCTGTCAAAATATTATGAAATGCAACATTTCTGTGGTTAGAATCATGTATGGGCCCCTATAAATATATTCTTCCAaggatgtgcatgtgtgtaccaATCAGATCTGGGCagcaggagctgaggaggagatggaTTCTGGAGACCTGATTCTACAGGGTCACAGGACCTGGGGCCCTGTCTCTGATGTAAGGGTGGTCCTCCTGAACCCCAACCAAGAGGTAAGCGAATGAAACTGTCTTCCAGAATGCCAATGTGCTGGAAGTAATTCACAGCTGGAGTCTTGTGACACCTTCTCAGGAGATGGCTGAGCGCAGGGTGTGTATGCAGGGCAAAGGTGACGAGGACACCGAGCTGGAATTTGACGAAGAATTTGTTGCAGGAAGTGATATCCAGCACTTTCGCAGACAGGTAAATGCTCCGATGCATAAAGCCAGCTGAAGATAAAAATTCAGCATGCCGTGGGAAAAGTCTTGACCTCACTTCTCTTTCTTACCTATGCTGAAgccaaagagaaagaagaagtgCTGCTCTGTGTCTTGAGTGCAGAGCAGACGATTTACTGTACCGTAGGTGAGGAGGGGGCGTCTTCTTTGGCTTCCCCTCTCTGCTTGTGCTTgtacctgtttgtttgttttctttatttttttttgttcccccccTGTGGACTAGTCCCAATGCATGGCTTGTTTTAATCCCTGTTGGATTTGTGACGATGTGGATGCTGCTGTACCATGGCCTTAGTAGCTTCAGTGACATTTAGTATCTGCTATCATTAAGATGCTTATTTATTAAACTTGTGGTTAAATGTGTCACTTAAATTATCCACCTAACGGCATGCTCTTGACTAACCTGATGGCGTCTACCGTGCCCCATATTACTCAGCtcataaaatgcaataaaaactgtttgctCCCCCCCCCACAGGACCTATCAAAGGAGGCAAGCTGTGCCATCATGTGACCACATGTCCATCTCCTGGTGTCATACACATCTGTTTGGACAACCTGGACTATTTCTAGCCCCTCACTGTTTTCAGATGATCAAACCTCAGTGATCCTCGTTTGTTTCACCACTGCATCTGCACAACACAAGACATCAGCTTCACCTTGATTTGATCTAATTTAATTGAATGTGtatgaaataaaactgttgctATAATAAAGTTTTCTAAACAAATAGTTAAGCCACAAACTTGGTTTGGAGAATTAAAGACTTATTTCATTACAAGCAGTTACAGATGAATTTGACAGGAAAATCTGAGTgcgttttgaaatgtttggaagaactgttttttttttttttttttttttttttttttttcctccacacaaACGAGAGGTTTTGACTTGAAAGCTGATTATAAGTTTTGATCGATTTTATATAGTATCCGAAGCGTACCAGAGTCATTAAAGgaatttaatatattttctaaaattttctgcctttttcaaaCCCGTGTTACTTCCCCTGTGAGCTTCTGAAGGACAGGTCCACCATCTATTTCTCCCGTTCACTCCTACAGTTTCTCTTAcagcagaactttttttttttttggttaacaTAGCTGCCTTTCCACATTTTAGCctctaaaaaccaaaaaccacacACGGCTTCAGGAGCTTTTAGCAACCACAGTCTGGTCAGCTCTCTGATAGGAGTAACCGTTTTGTCAAAAAGCAGCTGGTTTTGggctctgcctctgctctcaggtTTTTGTCACAGCAACCCTGGAGCTACAGCTGCAGCTACGAGCAATGACTTAATGACAGACTGCTCTGATAttagagcagctgatcaacacacacagacattcagatataaacaaacatacacatacaacaaAAGACAGATGTTCAAACACCCATACACATATTGTGTGTCATAcaagagcagacacacacagctaacGTCAATGTTCATACATTACTGTGGGCCTTCCCTTCCCCGGCAACAGCCCCCGAGGCACTCAGAACTTTTGAGGAAATTTTCAAGTATTAAATTGTTGTGCAATATTTAATCAGCAATAACTGTTTCCAATAAGCCAacagcacacagcagcttcacttaACGTTCCCATCAAACGTCAGAATGAGGAAATGTGACGTGACATAGGTGTCAGAAAATGCTTATTTTCTGGATTTTCACAAACATAGTTTCTATTCTTTACTCAGAATGGCACCACCAACAAAACCTGTCCAATGAACAGCAGCTCTGAGTTGATGAGCGAGATCAGAGGAGGGTGAACAGACAGGTTGGAATTGGAAAAAAGGCCAAAGTCACTCAGATAAACATGTATTATAACTGTGGTGAGCAAATGTTACTTCAGCTTGAACTACATGTCCAACCTTAAGGGGGATGGACTACATCAACAAAGGCAACATCAGGTTCCAGTCCTGTCGCCAAGAACAGAAACCTGACGCTGCAGTAGACACAGGAATTAGACAGGACCCAACTTGACTTGCACCATCATCTCCACTGGTGATGATGTGTCACTTGGGTCCTTTCCACTTCTCACAGGCATTTTCACACTTGTCTTATGTCAGAGCATGGTGTTCTGATAAAGAGGACAAGTTAGTTGGTATATATTTACACTGCTTTGCGTAATCCACAGTTCTGCCCTGCAGCCTTGCTATCATCATTGCCatcagagagattttttttagatgtgCAGATCAGGAGATAAAAGGTGTGATTTTGATGAAACTCACGTTTCAACCTCTAGAGTACTTATTCGAGTAATATTTCACCCAGCAACTATAACACGAAGGGTTTcactgttttttgtgtttttatgtgttatgTATTTTGAAAACGTAAACATTGTACTGGGGCAAGTGTGAAAacatttggagaaaaagaaactaatACCAGCCAGTCCTGCTGCTGTGGAAGCGCAGTATTGCTCACCATGTTGGTCCCTTAATGGCCTGCAGTCATCATCTTCAACTGGCTTCTAATTTGTGTTTCCACTAGTGACAGCTGTTTTTTCAAAAGGTTTGGTCAGGGAGTTTGCAGAAGCTGGTGTAACAGTCCTCCAGCTGGCCATCTCCGGCTTTGACGGCTGTTGTGTCGGCTTTCAGCGGGCTCCTGAGCTTATTTCGAGCtatgttcagttttttgttgccTGTGTTGTCTATACCATAGTCtctttgttggtgtctttgCTGATGGTATTTATGAACAGGTTCTGTTGGTTTTGCGTGATGTTGCCACACAAGGGAATCTGCATGCGCACCCTCTGGTCCGTTTTCTTCCATGTCCTGAACAAATGGATGTGGTAGCGCACAGATAcctgaagaacaaaaaaacaaacacatttcacaaaaatagTTCAGCACTGAGGTTTCATTTCCATAACAACTGAACAAACCTTCTCCATTAATGAAGATAGTGGCATGGATAAGCTACTGTGTGGGCCTTGACTGAAGACGGAAGACATTAAACCATGACTGTCAACagcagttttaaagttttaaggACCGATAACTAACTCCTACATCATGTCTCTATTCACTCAGTGCCTTGGTTTTATCTCTGGATTATACCTTAGGTTAGTTCACgctaaaaaaaatacagacattttATTGGAAAAGTGTGTGCACTGAACATACCACAGTCCAGAAAATATATATGGTAAAAAGAGCCAACGTGAGGACCAGGAGCCCCAGGGCCTCCATGCCGTTGGTGTAGTAAAGGTCCATGGCTCCCTGAACACACAGCCACCCTGACAGACTGGCCAGTGGTGtgataaacaggaaacacactgCATCTCCACATAGAGTCCTCCTCTGCTGTTGCATGGATGGAGAACACAACCACTGGGAGGGAGAAGGGTGGAGCAAATCAGTGAAATCAGGACACTGATGGTAAAATCACAGTAAGCTTTCGTACTTCGTTAAATTGATATAAAATTACTGGGTTAATACACACGATTTGTATTCCTTTGTTTTTGCAAAAGTGTAAATGCATAATATCATccacaagttaaaaaaaaaaaaaaaaaacaacaacaaaaaacaaaaaacaaaacacaacaatcacaTTATCTGAGTTACCAGGTAACACAGGTACAAAAATTCAGCAGCCTGTGTTACTGTGCATGTGTAGCAATGCTTCACTGCAGCTTTATGCTGTTCAGTTTGAGGCTTAAGCTGGTGGAGCACATGGCACTTAACCAGCAGATTACAAGATGTGACCACACATGCaacagaagaagcagaaagacaACTACTGTCCTctgtggagcagcaggaaacaCCATCTAATCTGGCTCTCAGGCTAAGAGGCTTTAGGGGTACAAGTGGCCCAGCTAACAGCAGCAGGTCTGCCAACGTGAAGGCAGCAACTACCAAGAGGCACCTTCCACTGACTGACACATGTGCCGACTCACTGAGACAAAATGTGTACCTGGCTTCAATTAGCAAAACGAAAATGTccgtttgtttctttgtttctttattttttattatcattattttattcagCTAGCTGTCAGTCATTTTTTGACTTCTGCAGCAGTTCATAGTATGGGATCAGGAGTATAACATAGATTCAGTGTAACACAGGTTTCAATTTATACGCTGGTATTTCaaaacctaaataaatattGTCAAACGCTGTGAAACTGATGCTGTGGTGTTGTGAGAAACTACCTCAGTAAGAGGTTTTGGCAGACGGTCCAGCACAAACTGGTGGTGGCAGAGTTCACAGTGGCTGCTGTTAGAAGTCATGAGCCAGTGTTCTAGGCAGGCCTGGTGCACCATGGCCAGGCTGCCAGAGCAGTCACAGGGGGACAGCAGCTGCCCAGAGCCCACGCCTTCATGGCAGATCCTACAGAACAGCTCCTCAGTAGAGAGGCTGGCAGAGAACAGACAAGAGTCAGGTCGGAGGGTGGTGGTCTACGCTGCTGCTGGTCCTGTCACGACAGGACAACCGACCACAGAAAGGCCTTAAATTCAGTAAAATTTCATTCCATATCATTTGTGTGAGACAAAATCACAATTTGCATGATATTGGGAGACTTTACATAGTAACCCTGCAAAGCTGCCATTATTATAGAGAGTCAGTCAACAA
This window harbors:
- the lmnl3 gene encoding lamin L3 isoform X1: MASATSTPAASSGRSSRSAARRSAVAGPPSSSTSPTCLSRIQEKDELRHLNDRLANYIQRVQELEGERSSILLQLEEKDESKSREMGNVRRLYEEELADVRKSLDGLAGERARLQIDYGNVCEEYRKLQARNQKKETDLGNALIQWRKVELTLSSKDAECINLLSENRRLKDDSSDLQDQLESVEGVLSDTKNQLSAEILRRVDLENQIQTLKEQLELQRNISEQEILQVRSRHESRLVEVDSGRRREFESKLAEAMKQLRQDHEIQLQQYKDEIDRTLSSKLQNAQQAALEKSNVVSTTKEELENTKLRVETLSSQLQQHQKEKMVLESRFQELERTLDREREVWQQRFTDKEQELLNMRSQMYSQLEDYENLLDVKLALDMEINAYRKMLEVEEQRLQLSPSPSQRTSVSRTNEHSRRKLRGKKRKHEGASGSSPAYKISSRSTNRGGVSVAEVDLDGKYVRLRNDSDTEQPLGDWVVRRMYTESGDISFHIPTSCVLAAGKTLTIWAAGAEEEMDSGDLILQGHRTWGPVSDVRVVLLNPNQEEMAERRVCMQGKGDEDTELEFDEEFVAGSDIQHFRRQPKRKKKCCSVS
- the lmnl3 gene encoding lamin L3 isoform X2 — encoded protein: MASATSTPAASSGRSSRSAARRSAVAGPPSSSTSPTCLSRIQEKDELRHLNDRLANYIQRVQELEGERSSILLQLEEKDESKSREMGNVRRLYEEELADVRKSLDGLAGERARLQIDYGNVCEEYRKLQARNQKKETDLGNALIQWRKVELTLSSKDAECINLLSENRRLKDDSSDLQDQLESVEGVLSDTKNQLSAEILRRVDLENQIQTLKEQLELQRNISEQEILQVRSRHESRLVEVDSGRRREFESKLAEAMKQLRQDHEIQLQQYKDEIDRTLSSKLQNAQQAALEKSNVVSTTKEELENTKLRVETLSSQLQQHQKEKMVLESRFQELERTLDREREVWQQRFTDKEQELLNMRSQMYSQLEDYENLLDVKLALDMEINAYRKMLEVEEQRLQLSPSPSQRTSVSRTNEHSRRKLRGKKRKHEGASGSSPAYKISSRSTNRGGVSVAEVDLDGKYVRLRNDSDTEQPLGDWVVRRMYTESGDISFHIPTSCVLAAGKTLTIWAAGAEEEMDSGDLILQGHRTWGPVSDVRVVLLNPNQEEMAERRVCMQGKGDEDTELEFDEEFVAGSDIQHFRRQDLSKEASCAIM
- the marchf3 gene encoding E3 ubiquitin-protein ligase MARCHF3, with product MAKEPLDPLVLNPVGEVRLMPKVRLEEELDSCSREVMDRYTDMPPEEHAAVTDSLSTEELFCRICHEGVGSGQLLSPCDCSGSLAMVHQACLEHWLMTSNSSHCELCHHQFVLDRLPKPLTEWLCSPSMQQQRRTLCGDAVCFLFITPLASLSGWLCVQGAMDLYYTNGMEALGLLVLTLALFTIYIFWTVVSVRYHIHLFRTWKKTDQRVRMQIPLCGNITQNQQNLFINTISKDTNKETMV